A DNA window from Naumovozyma dairenensis CBS 421 chromosome 7, complete genome contains the following coding sequences:
- the NDAI0G01830 gene encoding SCO family protein (similar to Saccharomyces cerevisiae SCO2 (YBR024W) and SCO1 (YBR037C); ancestral locus Anc_3.225) produces the protein MNQVIPQTQRMLSRSSSSGFRRSALRTVASMRAIPSSSLLINKRVNIFRNFHTKFTPLYNKKPLSRVPVGGSESTSSSSKFKNSTLEFSSGKAMILFVLVGGTLYYFFEKEKRRIETVKTAEANRGYGKPMIGGDFTLYDENGKEFTEKDLLGKFSIIYFGFSHCPDICPDELDKLGVWLDELRKKYDIILQPIFITCDPARDSSEVLKEYLSDFHEGIIGLTGSYEQVKNCCKKYRVYFSTPPSVKPGQDYLVDHSIFFYLMDPEGQFVEALGQNYDEETGVEKIAGHVKNYIPEEKREALINSDKWYSFLFK, from the coding sequence atgaaccAGGTTATTCCTCAAACGCAAAGAATGCTATCTCGTTCTAGTTCGTCGGGTTTCAGGAGAAGTGCATTAAGAACTGTGGCTTCCATGCGAGCTATACCATCGTCATCATTGctaataaataaaagagTGAATATTTTTCGAAATTTTCATACTAAATTCACACCTCTCTACAATAAGAAACCCTTGAGCAGGGTTCCTGTTGGTGGATCGGAGTCCACTTCTAGTTCTAGTAAATTCAAGAACTCCACACTGGAGTTTTCCTCCGGTAAAGcaatgattttatttgtGTTAGTGGGTGGAACcctctattatttttttgagaAGGAGAAAAGACGTATCGAGACAGTAAAGACTGCTGAAGCCAATAGAGGTTATGGTAAACCAATGATTGGAGGGGATTTCACACTTTACGATGAGAATGGAAAAGAATTTACGGAGAAGGATTTGTTAggtaaattttcaattatatattttggatTTAGTCATTGCCCTGATATTTGTCctgatgaattagataaattgGGAGTTTGGCTTGATGaattaaggaaaaaatatgatattattttacaacccattttcattacttGTGATCCAGCAAGAGATAGTTCTGAAGTACTTAAGGAATACTTATCTGACTTCCATGAAGGGATTATTGGATTGACAGGTAGTTATGAACAAGTGAAAAATTGTTGTAAGAAATATCGTGTTTATTTCTCTACTCCTCCTAGTGTTAAACCTGGACAAGATTATTTAGTGgatcattcaatttttttctatttgaTGGATCCTGAGGGTCAATTTGTGGAAGCATTAGGACAAAattatgatgaagaaactgGTGTAGAAAAGATTGCTGGTCATGTAAAAAATTACATACCAGAAGAGAAACGTGAAGCTCTTATCAACTCAGACAAATGGtattctttcttatttaaatga
- the NDAI0G01840 gene encoding pleiotropic drug resistance family ABC transporter (similar to Saccharomyces cerevisiae SNQ2 (YDR011W); ancestral locus Anc_3.220) — MSSAGSSSSSPNVGKEYHSDNQNTYNMDTLAETHTNNTKVDQPPIKTTTNNKKNYSNGNEESFTYLSDNMITRVESFADALSRHTTRSGSFNTDSDDGFNIEAIFSRFVRDADEQGIHLRKSGVTLEGVGAQGLDTSALEGSTFGSFLMLPYTIYKKFKAKKRMKMRQIIRNCYALAEPGEMILVLGRPGAGCSSLLKTIAGEIDQFAGGVEGEMTYDGISQKEMMQKFKGDVIYNGEQDVHFPHITVQQTLDFAIACKTPARRVNNVSREEYIVSTRDLYATIFGLRHTYNTKVGNEYVRGISGGERKRVSIAEALAANGSIYCWDNATRGLDASTALEYAKAIRIMTNLLHSTAFVTIYQASENIYETFDKVLVLCQGKEIYYGHIENAKAYFEKMGYDCPPRQATAEFLTAITDPNGYHKIKPGMESKVPRNSEELEAYWMNSVEFVKLKEDISRYKEDVDTENTRNLYKDSMADEKSRFTRRKSRYNTSYWEQVRLCTIRGFQRVYGNKSYTVINICAAVIQAFIIGSLFYNSPSTAQGAFSRGGILYFMLLYYSLMGLANISLEERPILQKHKGYSLYHLSAEPLGSMLAGFPFRMIGLTLFLIIIFFLTNLHRTPSAFFIIYMFLTMCSEAINGLFQMVTSGCDTLAQANSITGVFMLAISLYSTYMIQLPSMHPWFQWMSYVIPIRYAFESMLNAEFHGRHMDCGGTLVPTGPGYENVADDNKVCAFVGSEPGQSWVLGDNYLRKQFQYEYKHTWRNFGIMWCFLIGFVVIRAVITEHKRPMQGGGDALVFKKGSESFRVIAADEESSESSNNVDLKEMYYSSNSAEGEAVFEGLESRGVFIWKEILYTIPYEGTQRKLLDNISGYCIPGTMTALIGESGAGKTTLLNTLAQRNEIGVVTGDILVNGRPIDSSFERRTGYVQQQDIHIAELSVRESLQFSARMRRPESVPDEEKMAYVEKIIQVLDMEEYAEALVGAIGYGLNVEQRKKLSIGVELCAKPDLLLFLDEPTSGLDSQSSWAIIQLLKRLTHAGQSILCTVHQPSATLFEQFDRLLLLRKGGQTVYFGDIGENSEILLSYFERNSARKCSPKENPAEYILEIIGAGATASIKEDWHSIWKNSSEYKEVTNEVTSLIEELREKPDEAHIGKSPSKFATSYKYQFVYVLRRTAITFWRNLNYIMSKFMLFTVGGLYVGFTFFDVGTSYTGLQNAMFAAFISIIMSAPAMNQIQGRAIAARDLYEVRESKSNMFHWSLLLITQFLNELPYQLVFSTIFFVSSYFPLRIFFEASRSGVYFLNYCIVFPLYFVGFGLMVLYMAPNLPSANVLLGLALSFLIAFCGVTQPPSLMPGFWRRFMWRTSPYTYYVQNLVGIMLHKKPVICSEKELNYFAPPSGQTCGEYMEPFLSRATGYITDPASTSNCSYCLYKVGDEYLTRMESSYSYLWRNFGIFWIYIIFNLFGMIAVYYIFHVKKLSIFRLRLVKKFLDKIRGIAPEEFD; from the coding sequence ATGTCAAGTGCTGGCTCTTCAAGCTCATCTCCGAACGTTGGAAAAGAGTATCATTCTGATAATCAGAACACCTATAATATGGATACCTTGGCCGAAACACAtacaaataataccaaAGTAGATCAGCCACCAATAAAAACTACTACaaataacaagaaaaacTACAGCAACGGTAACGAAGAATCCTTTACATATCTATCGGACAACATGATAACAAGAGTAGAATCATTTGCTGATGCATTATCACGGCATACAACAAGAAGTGGCTCATTCAATACAGACTCTGATGACGGATTCAATATAGAAGCCATTTTTAGTAGATTTGTCAGAGATGCTGATGAACAAGGTATCCATTTAAGAAAGTCTGGTGTAACCTTGGAAGGTGTAGGAGCTCAGGGATTAGACACTTCTGCCTTAGAAGGATCTACTTTTGGAAGTTTTCTTATGTTGCCTTACACCATTTACAAAAAGTTCAAAGCAAAAAAGCGAATGAAAATGAGACAGATAATAAGGAATTGTTATGCGTTAGCGGAACCAGGTGAAATGATCTTGGTGCTAGGTAGACCTGGTGCCGGTTGTTCCTCACTTTTGAAAACAATTGCAGGTGAAATAGATCAGTTCGCAGGCGGCGTAGAAGGTGAAATGACATATGATGGTATTTCCCAAAAGGAAATGATGCAGAAGTTCAAAGGTGATGTGATATATAATGGCGAACAAGACGTTCATTTTCCACATATTACCGTCCAACAAACTTTAGATTTCGCCATCGCGTGTAAAACTCCAGCAAGGCGAGTTAACAATGTCTCtagagaagaatatattgtttCAACAAGAGATTTGTATGCTACAATATTCGGTTTAAGACACACATACAATACTAAAGTTGGAAATGAATACGTCAGAGGTATATCTGGTGGTGAACGTAAACGTGTTTCCATTGCAGAAGCTTTAGCTGCTAATGGTTCCATCTATTGTTGGGATAATGCTACGAGAGGGTTAGATGCTTCAACCGCATTGGAATATGCAAAGGCTATACGAATAATGACAAACCTATTACATTCAACAGCATTTGTTACTATATACCAGGCAAGTGAAAATATTTACGAGACATTCGATAAAGTTTTGGTATTATGCcaaggaaaagaaatttattatggccatattgaaaatgctaaggcatattttgaaaaaatggGATATGATTGTCCACCTAGACAAGCGACGGCAGAATTCTTAACGGCAATAACTGATCCAAACGGTTATCATAAAATCAAACCTGGGATGGAATCTAAGGTTCCTAGAAATTCAGAAGAACTAGAAGCATACTGGATGAACTCCGTTGAGTTCGTTAAATTGAAGGAAGATATCTCGAGATATAAGGAAGATGTTGATACAGAAAATACAAGgaatttatataaagatTCCATGGCTGATGAGAAATCTAGGTttacaagaagaaaatcaCGCTATAATACATCTTATTGGGAACAAGTAAGATTATGCACTATCCGTGGCTTTCAAAGAGTTTATGGAAATAAGTCATACACTGTCATCAATATTTGCGCAGCCGTTATTCAAGCTTTCATTATAGGATCTCTATTCTATAATTCTCCATCAACAGCTCAAGGTGCGTTTTCAAGAGGTGGTATTTTATACTTTATGTTATTATACTACTCGTTAATGGGATTAGCAAATATATCGCTAGAAGAAAGACCAATCTTACAAAAGCACAAAGGTTATTCGTTATACCATCTTTCTGCAGAACCCCTGGGAAGCATGCTAGCTGGATTTCCTTTTCGGATGATTGGGTTGACGCTTTTCcttatcattatatttttcttgacTAATTTGCATCGTACTCCAAGTGcatttttcataatttaCATGTTCTTAACTATGTGCTCAGAAGCAATTAATGGTTTGTTCCAGATGGTGACATCAGGTTGCGATACGTTAGCACAGGCAAATTCAATTACAGGTGTCTTTATGTTAGCTATCTCCTTATACTCCACTTATATGATTCAATTACCTTCCATGCATCCGTGGTTCCAATGGATGTCATATGTTATTCCTATCAGATACGCTTTCGAATCCATGTTGAATGCTGAGTTCCATGGGAGGCATATGGATTGTGGTGGTACGCTAGTCCCCACTGGTCCAGGATATGAAAATGTTGCTGATGACAATAAAGTCTGCGCTTTTGTTGGTTCTGAACCTGGTCAATCATGGGTTCTCGGTGACAACTATCTAAGAAAGCAATTTCAATATGAATACAAACATACATGGAGAAACTTTGGTATAATGTGGTGCTTTCTAATAGGATTTGTTGTGATTAGAGCAGTGATCACAGAACATAAACGTCCCATGCAAGGTGGAGGTGATGCTTTAGTATTTAAAAAAGGTTCAGAAAGTTTTAGAGTGATTGCTgcagatgaagaatcatCTGAAAGTTCTAACAATGTAGATCTAAAGGAAATGTATTATAGCAGTAACTCGGCAGAGGGAGAAGCTGTTTTTGAAGGTCTTGAATCAAGAGGTGTTTTTATTTGGAAAGAAATTTTGTATACAATACCATACGAGGGAACACAAAGGAAACTTTTGGATAATATATCTGGTTACTGTATTCCTGGTACTATGACTGCCTTAATTGGTGAATCTGGTGCTGGTAAGACAACTTTATTAAATACCTTAGCTCAGAGAAATGAAATTGGTGTTGTCACTGGTGATATTTTGGTTAATGGCCGGCCCATTGACTCAAGTTTCGAGAGACGTACCGGTTACGTACAACAGCAAGATATTCACATTGCAGAACTATCGGTTAGAGAATCCTTACAATTTTCAGCACGTATGCGACGTCCAGAAAGTGTACCAGATGAAGAGAAGATGGCTTatgttgaaaaaataattcaagtTCTAGATATGGAAGAATATGCTGAAGCACTTGTTGGCGCAATTGGCTATGGTTTAAACGTGgaacaaaggaaaaaactATCTATTGGTGTAGAATTGTGTGCCAAGCCAGATCTTCTGTTATTTTTGGATGAACCTACCTCTGGTTTAGACTCGCAATCTTCCTGGGCCATAATTCAATTACTAAAACGGTTAACACATGCAGGCCAATCAATTCTATGCACTGTCCATCAACCTTCTGCAACATtatttgaacaatttgaTAGACTACTACTACTGAGAAAAGGTGGTCAAACTGTTTATTTCGGTGACATTGGTGAAAATTCTGAAATTTTATTGAGTTATTTTGAAAGGAATAGTGCCAGAAAATGTAGCCCCAAGGAAAACCCTGctgaatatatattagaaATTATTGGTGCAGGTGCTACGGCATCTATTAAAGAGGATTGGCATTCAATATGGAAAAATTCCTCGGAGTACAAAGAGGTCACGAATGAAGTGACGTCTTTGATTGAAGAATTGAGGGAAAAACCAGATGAAGCACATATTGGTAAAAGTCCTTCAAAATTTGCGACGTCTTATAAATATCAATTTGTGTATGTTCTTAGAAGAACAGCTATAACGTTTTGgagaaatttgaattatattatgTCAAAATTCATGCTGTTTACAGTAGGAGGTCTGTATGTTGGATTTACATTTTTCGATGTTGGAACTAGTTATACAGGTCTACAGAACGCCATGTTTGCTGCGTTTATTTCCATTATAATGTCAGCACCCGCTATGAATCAAATCCAAGGTCGTGCTATAGCCGCAAGAGATCTATATGAAGTAAGAGAATCTAAGTCTAACATGTTCCATTGGTCGCTATTGTTAATTACCCAATTCTTAAATGAATTACCATATCAGCTTGTATTTTCGACTATTTTCTTCGTGTCGTCATATTTCCCAttgagaatattttttgaagcTTCTCGGTCTGgtgtttattttttgaattacTGTATCGTATTCCCACTCTATTTTGTTGGATTTGGTTTAATGGTTCTTTATATGGCTCCAAATTTACCATCTGCTAATGTATTATTGGGACTCGCATTATCCTTTTTAATTGCGTTCTGTGGTGTTACTCAACCACCTTCTCTTATGCCGGGATTCTGGCGTAGATTTATGTGGAGGACATCACCATACACGTACTACGTTCAAAATCTTGTCGGTATTATGCTTCATAAAAAACCAGTAATTTGCAGTGAAAAGGAACTAAATTACTTTGCACCGCCAAGTGGACAGACATGTGGCGAATATATGGAACCTTTTTTATCCAGAGCGACTGGTTACATTACAGATCCAGCATCGACAAGTAATTGCTCCTATTGTCTTTACAAAGTTGGTGATGAGTATCTAACGCGGATGGAATCATCTTACAGTTATTTATGGAGAAACTTCGGAATATTTTGGATctatatcattttcaatctttttGGTATGATTGCTGTTTACTATATTTTCCATGTGAAAAAGCTTTCCATTTTCCGTCTTAGACTGGTCAAGAAGTTTTTGGATAAAATAAGAGGCATCGCTCCTGAAGAGTTTGATTGA
- the CSG2 gene encoding mannosylinositol phosphorylceramide synthase regulatory subunit (similar to Saccharomyces cerevisiae CSG2 (YBR036C); ancestral locus Anc_3.227), with protein MMKAVALWFTIVLGYVIQTKGFSHIQSKRYPSNVQTPLHSNPNRDSYSNSTSAPTLHGRSNIPNATATTATGEPLNSHTLTVYLTFIYFASWLLILPISRIWNETTSSSTFSTVSSNDNEQLLPLSMNDPNGNSSSSLSLDDGDTNDATLGDKIKKEEEFRVLSPSTFKYVCKLFILSLLAVINVFTYNLALSLSPAFDVALIENTSIFEIVTLLYGVCNVSRKNYIFRNFFVMMIALIGILIVSYTKATCDLLAGKLSINQDTGEVTDPFLFDRLKGALICGLGALTIGPFAVLWNYWFATTTVTSPTSKSVKKATLTEQSSHLALIGCISMFLLLPFLPTLPSPNEYISLLYSDKSFWLTIMASVMFGILPNVIAMIELNNYAPPEYLTTCFLGIIIFMGLADWICEPTQTVIVRWEVIGYIMLSISCVILAFTLGEKPKKFAI; from the coding sequence atgatgaaggCTGTCGCTCTATGGTTCACTATCGTCTTAGGATACGTGATACAGACAAAGGGCTTCTCTCATATTCAGTCCAAGAGATACCCATCAAACGTTCAAACCCCACTGCATTCGAATCCAAACAGAGACTCGTATTCAAACTCAACGTCTGCCCCTACACTCCATGGTAGATCAAACATTCCTAATGCAACTGCCACTACAGCTACGGGTGAACCCCTCAATTCACACACTTTGACGGTATATCTGACTTTCATCTATTTCGCATCATGGTTATTAATTCTGCCTATTTCACGTATATGGAATGAAACTACCTCTTCTTCCACTTTCTCTACCGTGTcttctaatgataatgaacaATTATTACCTCTATCTATGAATGATCCAAATGGTAATAGTTCCTCATCTTTATCCTTAGATGATGGTGATACCAATGACGCTACTTTAGGAGATaaaatcaagaaagaagaagaatttagAGTCTTATCTCCGTCCACTTTCAAATACGTGTGTAAATTATTCATCTTATCCTTATTGGCAGTCATCAACGTATTCACATACAATTTGGCATTGTCTTTATCTCCAGCTTTTGATGTCGCTTTAATTGAAAACACCtccatttttgaaatagtCACTTTATTATATGGAGTTTGTAACGTatcaaggaaaaattatatcttTAGAAATTTCTTCGTCATGATGATTGCATTAATTGGTATCTTGATTGTTTCATATACAAAAGCTACATGCGATTTATTAGCTGGTAAATTATCTATTAATCAAGATACAGGCGAAGTCACTGATCCATTCCTTTTCGATAGATTGAAAGGTGCTTTGATTTGTGGTCTTGGTGCGCTAACCATAGGTCCATTCGCAGTATTATGGAATTATTGGTTTGCAACTACCACGGTTACTAGCCCTACATCAAAATCCGTTAAAAAGGCTACTTTAACTGAACAATCTTCGCATTTGGCTTTGATTGGTTGTATCAGTATGTTCCTCCTATTACCATTCTTACCAACATTACCATCACCAAATGAGTACATTTCACTACTTTATAGTGATAAATCATTCTGGTTAACCATCATGGCCTCAGTAATGTTCGGTATCCTACCAAATGTTATCGCTATGATTGAATTAAACAATTATGCTCCTCCTGAATACTTAACTACATGTTTCCTGGGAATTATCATATTTATGGGGTTAGCTGATTGGATTTGTGAGCCTACTCAAACTGTGATCGTTAGATGGGAAGTAATTGGATATATTATGCTGAGTATTAGTTGTGTCATCTTGGCTTTCACCTTGGGTGAAAAACCAAAGAAGTTTGCCATCTAA
- the GRX7 gene encoding glutathione-disulfide reductase GRX7 (similar to Saccharomyces cerevisiae YBR014C and YDL010W; ancestral locus Anc_3.189) — MAVVLNKRNIRVLITTCVLIVIGVFVFQNANASTYTSSKALKSTITDTNSIVQAHGEDENIPALKNVDNSPVSTEITSEEDSKINADSSIVQAEAEVPFDVAKEYTSILQRGPMVIFSKTFCPYSKALKELLSTNFQINPQPIVIELDKHEHGEELQAYIKEQTGRGTVPNLIINGNSKGGSDDMKKLFDENVLLDSLNEWSNGAYEVQATETASNKDATSV; from the coding sequence ATGGCTGTCGtattaaataaaagaaacatTAGAGTATTGATCACTACATGTGTTCTTATAGTCATTGGTGTCTTTGTATTCCAAAATGCGAATGCTTCCACTTACACATCTTCTAAAGCTTTGAAATCAACTATCACTGATACTAATTCCATCGTACAAGCTCatggtgaagatgaaaacATTCCtgctttgaaaaatgtgGACAATAGTCCGGTATCAACTGAAATCACCTCTGAAGAAGACAGTAAGATCAATGCTGATTCCTCAATAGTTCAGGCTGAAGCGGAGGTTCCATTTGATGTTGCTAAGGAATATACTTCCATCTTACAAAGGGGTCCAATGGTCATCTTTAGTAAGACATTTTGTCCATACAGTAAAGCCTTGAAAGAATTGTTATCGACAAACTTCCAAATTAATCCTCAACCTATTGTTATTGAATTAGATAAACATGAGCATGGTGAGGAATTACAAGCATATATCAAAGAACAAACTGGTAGAGGAACTGTaccaaatttaataattaatgGGAACTCAAAAGGTGGTAGTGATgatatgaagaaattatttgatgagAACGTGTTATTGgattcattgaatgaatGGAGTAATGGTGCCTATGAAGTTCAAGCAACTGAAACCGCATCTAACAAGGATGCCACTTCtgtttaa
- the NDAI0G01810 gene encoding uncharacterized protein, producing the protein MKTLIFSQKSLLWLVFQLQSYITLTGAYDISDEQYLAGLSTVSEDINVSNTGTFVVSHSPSVTIDSDTITNDGNLCIGTTSSSSDMSISLDAGTLNNKADGRLVISNGINSGQTSSVNLNTLNNEGYLRMELKDDGETFAVSDSFVNSGFIALKPVNPTDWVVLGLTTPSTGIVNSGTIDVSGTDVIFDHPITGGGCVMASGHSQMVINTDYENDQTFWLGDSDDHYTAIFLTGTTKYIPKIRGYGGYHYIGLGEPLVENTGPATVLYNTTTGIVQVTTAGQTYTIDIGTGYNATKVTTVTLVHSGGNPPNKVLVYYDDSVTFPRPSICAVDESFTMGTCDPTFTVPPPYTTTLSSETDIISYYSTTDSSGFEVTATTTILVTQSSTSSSIPSSSSTNLEISSSTRIPELSSSTNTEETTVNTESSSKCVVMKTETGYGQTINATKYIYTTIASIDAPVTLSSFVTTYYETKSASA; encoded by the coding sequence ATGAAAACATTAATCTTTTCACAAAAATCTTTATTGTGGTTGGTTTTCCAACTACAATCATACATTACACTTACAGGCGCATACGATATTTCAGATGAACAATATCTCGCAGGGTTATCTACAGTTTCTGAAGATATTAATGTGAGTAATACAGGTACATTTGTAGTATCGCATAGTCCATCTGTTACCATTGATAGTGACACCATTACAAACGATGGTAATCTTTGTATTGGTACCACGAGTTCTTCAAGTGATATGTCTATCTCTCTTGATGCTGGTACGTTGAACAATAAGGCCGATGGGCGTTTAGTTATAAGTAATGGTATTAACAGTGGTCAAACTTCTTCAGTTAATCTAAACACGTTAAACAATGAAGGTTATTTGAGGATGGAATTAAAGGATGATGGTGAAACATTCGCTGTCTCAGATTCATTTGTTAACTCCGGGTTTATTGCCTTGAAACCGGTTAACCCCACGGACTGGGTGGTATTAGGACTTACAACTCCTTCAACAGGGATTGTAAATTCAGGAACTATTGATGTTTCTGGTACAGATGTCATTTTTGATCATCCTATAACTGGTGGCGGTTGTGTCATGGCAAGTGGACATTCACAAATGGTTATAAATACTGACTATGAAAACGACCAAACTTTTTGGTTAGGTGATTCTGATGATCATTATACTGCAATTTTTCTAACAGGAACTACTAAATATATTCCGAAAATTAGAGGGTATGGTGGGTATCATTATATTGGGCTTGGTGAGCCATTAGTGGAAAATACTGGTCCAGCCACAgtattatataatacaacTACGGGGATAGTTCAAGTCACCACTGCTGGGCAAACCTATACTATTGATATTGGTACAGGATATAACGCCACAAAGGTTACAACTGTGACTTTGGTTCATTCAGGTGGTAACCCACCAAATAAAGTTTTGGTTTATTATGACGATAGTGTTACATTCCCGAGACCATCTATTTGTGCAGTTGATGAATCGTTTACAATGGGCACGTGTGATCCAACTTTCACCGTACCTCCACCATATACAACGACATTATCTTCTGAAACAGATATCATTTCATATTATTCTACAACTGATAGTTCAGGGTTCGAAGTTACAGCAACTACTACAATTTTAGTGACTCAAAGCTCTACTTCAAGCTCTATTCCAAGTTCAAGTTCAACCAATCTTGAAATATCTTCAAGTACAAGAATTCCTGAATTATCTTCGAGTACAAACACAGAAGAAACTACAGTGAACACAGAAAGTAGTAGTAAATGTGTCGTTATGAAAACTGAGACCGGTTATGGGCAGACAATTAATGCAACGAAATACATTTATACAACAATAGCCTCGATTGACGCTCCAGTGACACTCTCCTCATTTGTTACAACATACTACGAAACAAAATCAGCGTCCGCATAA